A region from the Lolium perenne isolate Kyuss_39 chromosome 4, Kyuss_2.0, whole genome shotgun sequence genome encodes:
- the LOC127292876 gene encoding uncharacterized protein, whose protein sequence is MRRCSQVILSPTRKHRPPKGNHAASCFCTAGFGLPDWFRNPKKDVASIDDDNDTDDFVLPITYASVEERSHGGSSRPLSILPGCSTPASHEDAEFEADVDEVSRILSSRFASPEAIVIAMDCCPVRVSGRMVDKILRRFGSDWVAAFGFFMWAGAQEGYCHAADSYDLMVDVLGKFKQFDLMWGLVSQMDETGGLVSLATMTKVMRRLAGASRWTEAIEAFNKMDRFGVVKDTKAMNVLLDTLCKERSVKRARGVFQELRGTVPPDEGSFNTMVHGWCKARMLNEARDAMKEMEEHGFSPSVITYTSLIEAYCMEKDFQTVYAILNTMRTSGCPPNVITYTIVMHALGKAGRTQEALDVFDKVKRDGCAPDASFYNSLIYILGRAGRLEDANSMVDEMCRTGVPPNVATFNTLISAACDHSQAENALKLLVKMEVHSCKPDIKTYTPLLKLCCKKQWMKILLFLVCHMFKKDITPDFSTYTLLVSWLCRNGKPAQSCLFLEEMVLKGFTPKQETFDLVMEKLDKGNLHSAKKKVQLLIVQAAAAKHTGSSYLSKDAAAAAQN, encoded by the coding sequence ATGCGCCGGTGCAGCCAGGTTATCCTGTCACCGACGCGTAAGCACCGGCCACCTAAAGGCAACCACGCAGCGTCATGCTTCTGCACCGCAGGCTTCGGGCTGCCCGACTGGTTCAGGAACCCAAAGAAGGACGTCGCCTCTATCGATGACGACAACGACACCGACGACTTTGTGCTCCCGATCACCTACGCTTCCGTGGAGGAACGTAGTCACGGAGGCAGCTCGAGACCGCTGTCGATCCTCCCCGGCTGCTCGACCCCCGCCTCCCACGAGGACGCCGAGTTCGAGGCTGACGTCGACGAGGTGAGCAGGATCCTGAGCTCTCGCTTTGCGTCTCCGGAGGCCATTGTGATAGCCATGGACTGCTGCCCCGTCAGGGTGTCAGGCCGCATGGTCGACAAGATTCTGAGGAGGTTTGGCAGCGACTGGGTGGCGGCCTTCGGGTTCTTCATGTGGGCAGGCGCTCAGGAAGGGTACTGCCACGCTGCTGATTCGTACGACCTGATGGTTGACGTACTGGGGAAGTTCAAACAGTTTGATTTGATGTGGGGCTTGGTCAGTCAGATGGACGAGACTGGGGGTTTGGTGTCGTTGGCAACCATGACAAAGGTGATGAGGAGGCTTGCTGGGGCTAGCCGGTGGACCGAGGCCATAGAAGCTTTCAATAAGATGGACCGGTTTGGTGTTGTGAAGGACACCAAGGCCATGAATGTGCTCCTGGACACTTTGTGCAAGGAGAGGAGCGTGAAGCGTGCAAGAGGCGTGTTCCAAGAGCTGAGGGGCACGGTACCTCCCGACGAGGGTAGCTTCAACACGATGGTCCATGGGTGGTGCAAGGCACGGATGCTGAACGAAGCTCGTGATGCGATGAAGGAGATGGAGGAGCATGGCTTCAGTCCTTCGGTCATAACATACACCAGCCTAATAGAAGCATACTGCATGGAGAAAGATTTTCAGACTGTTTACGCCATCTTAAACACGATGCGCACCAGTGGATGCCCTCCAAATGTTATCACATACACGATTGTGATGCACGCACTAGGGAAGGCCGGAAGAACGCAAGAAGCTTTGGATGTATTTGACAAGGTGAAGAGGGATGGCTGTGCCCCAGATGCTTCCTTCTACAACTCTCTCATTTATATACTCGGCAGAGCAGGGAGACTGGAGGATGCAAACTCTATGGTTGATGAGATGTGCAGAACTGGGGTTCCCCCCAACGTCGCTACCTTCAACACCTTGATTTCTGCTGCCTGTGACCACTCTCAGGCAGAGAATGCCCTGAAGCTGCTGGTTAAGATGGAGGTTCATTCATGCAAGCCTGACATAAAGACATACACCCCATTGCTGAAGCTGTGCTGTAAAAAACAATGGATGAAGATACTTCTGTTCCTGGTATGCCACATGTTCAAAAAGGACATCACCCCTGATTTCAGCACTTATACCTTGTTGGTAAGTTGGCTATGCCGAAACGGGAAGCCTGCTCAGTCTTGCCTGTTTCTGGAGGAGATGGTGCTGAAGGGATTTACGCCGAAGCAAGAAACATTTGATCTTGTGATGGAGAAGCTTGATAAGGGGAATCTGCATTCAGCAAAGAAAAAGGTTCAACTTCTTATTGTGCAGGCAGCTGCTGCGAAGCACACTGGTTCCTCTTATTTGAGCAaggatgctgctgctgctgcacaaAATTGA
- the LOC127346865 gene encoding uncharacterized protein codes for MLHVVNKAKGENALYHPTEQGGKSISYREKHLVKSLRADQSAAGESSAVARALSAIHREIRAPDAATKATALQKLTYLSSLHFAPVAAHPLAFPAIELLASPHLPHKRLAYLAASLSLSPASLSLLPLATHQLHKDLSPSTAAPAAHHLCALALHLLASPAASAAPDLAAHLAQDLVPHLSRGKVPAAGRPASGAEPHRHWPQAAPTPPRPPQPGPARRGASPRLSPSCRGCHGSPSDYRRC; via the coding sequence ATGTTACATGTCGTGAACAAGGCAAAAGGGGAAAATGCCTTATATCACCCCACCGAGCAGGGGGGAAAAAGCATCTCGTACAGGGAGAAGCACCTCGTCAAGTCCCTCCGCGCCGACCAGTCCGCCGCCGGCGAGTCGTCGGCCGTCGCCCGCGCGCTCTCCGCGATCCACCGCGAGATCCGCGCCCCGGACGCGGCCACCAAGGCCACCGCTCTCCAGAAGCTCACCTACCTCTCCTCCCTCCACTTCGCCCCCGTCGCCGCCCACCCGCTCGCCTTCCCGGCCATCGAGCTCCTCGCCTCGCCGCACCTCCCGCACAAGCGCCTCGCCTACCTCGccgcctccctctccctctccccggCCTCGCTCTCCCTCCTCCCCCTCGCCACCCACCAGCTCCACAAGGACCTCTCCCCTTCCACCGCCGCACCCGCCGCCCACCACCTATGCGCCCTCGCGCTGCACCTCCTCGCCTCTCCCGCCGCGTCCGCCGCGCCCGACCTCGCCGCCCACCTCGCGCAAGACCTAGTGCCCCACCTCTCCCGCGGCAAGGTTCCGGCTGCAGGCCGCCCCGCCTCCGGCGCCGAGCCACATCGTCATTGGCCGCAGGCGGCCCCTACTCCGCCGCGTCCGCCCCAACCTGGACCGGCTCGCCGTGGTGCATCCCCGCGGCTCTCTCCTTCTTGCCGCGGCTGCCATGGATCTCCTTCTGATTATCGGCGTTGCTGA
- the LOC127292875 gene encoding ATP-dependent RNA helicase SUV3, mitochondrial: protein MAAAAILRRRALPSSCLHDVYIRCLLSYSDLHSSVNSANLRFWRGCHNSGKIDLTDMTHPHLWYPNAREKKRKVFLHVGPTNSGKTHNALKRLEASSSGVYCGPLRLLAREVAKRLNEASVPCNLTTGQEREEIEGAKHNSVTVEMADVTTEYQCAVIDEIQMVGCRTRGFSFTRALLGLCSDELHVCGDPAAVPIIQRLLEATGDVITVQYYERLSPLVPLKTTLGSFSNIKEGDCMVTFSRHEIYKLKKKVEMAGKHLCSVVYGSLPPETRTKQATMFNDESSHLNVLVASDAIGMGLNLNISRIIFSTLKKFDGVCTRELTVPEIKQIAGRAGRYGSKFPVGEVTCLDTEDLPLLHSSLKSPSPIIERAGLFPTFDLLSVYSRLQGTVFLHPILERFLEKAKLSPDYFIADCEDMLKVAVIVDELPLGLYDKYLFCQSPVDVNDDISTQGLTQFAENYAKKGIVRLKEIFTPGTLRVPKTHNQLKELESVHKVLELYVWLSYRFDDSFPDRELADSQKSICSMLIEEYLERSGWQQPGQRRASPSLRKLSQEYDAPQLSKYFPEIDARSK, encoded by the exons ATGGCGGCTGCCGCGATCCTGCGCCGGAGGGCGCTCCCGTCGTCGTGCCTCCATG ATGTTTACATTCGCTGCCTTCTCTCCTATTCTGATCTACATTCCTCGGTCAATTCTGCCAATTTGAGATTTTGGAGGGGCTGCCACAACTCTGGGAAGATTGATTTGACCGATATGAC CCATCCTCATTTGTGGTACCCGAATGCCCGAGAAAAGAAGCGTAAGGTATTTTTACATGTTGGTCCTACAAACAGTGGGAAAACACATAATGCTCTCAAGCGATTAGAAGCAAGCTCTTCAG GCGTGTACTGTGGACCTCTAAGATTGTTAGCGCGGGAGGTAGCAAAAAGATTGAACGAAGCTAGTGTCCCTTGTAACTTGACGACtggacaagaaagggaagaaattGAAGGTGCAAAGCATAACTCAGTGACGGTTGAGATGGCTGATGTGACAACTGAGTATCAGTGCGCTGTTATTGATGAAATTCAG ATGGTTGGCTGTAGAACAAGGGGTTTTTCATTCACACGTGCACTTCTGGGGCTTTGTTCAGATGAGCTTCATGTTTGTGGTGACCCAGCTGCTGTTCCTATTATTCAGCGATTGCTTGAAGCTACTGGTGATGTGATTACG GTTCAATATTATGAGCGACTATCTCCTTTAGTTCCTCTGAAGACTACACTTGGATCTTTCTCTAACATCAAGGAAGGGGATTGCATGGTAACGTTCTCACGGCATGAGATATATAAGCTTAAG AAAAAAGTTGAAATGGCGGGAAAGCATCTTTGTTCTGTAGTCTATGGCTCTTTGCCGCCAGAAACTCGAACGAAACAG GCGACAATGTTCAATGATGAATCCAGTCACCTTAATGTGCTAGTCGCTAGCGATGCTATTGGAATGGGTCTTAATCTGAACATTTCTAGAATTATTTTCTCTACACTGAAGAAGTTTGATGGTGTCTGCACCAGGGAACTGACTGTGCCTGAGATCAAACAGATTGCTG GCAGAGCTGGGAGATATGGTTCTAAATTCCCAGTTGGCGAAGTTACGTGTCTAGATACTGAAGATCTCCCATTACTACATTCATCTCTGAAGTCACCTTCCCCCATTATAGAG CGTGCTGGACTTTTTCCCACATTCGATTTATTGTCTGTGTATTCACGATTGCAGGGAACCGTCTTTTTGCACCCTATATTG GAACGTTTCTTGGAAAAGGCTAAACTGTCTCCAGATTATTTTATTGCTGATTGTGAAGACATGCTG AAAGTTGCTGTTATTGTTGATGAATTGCCTCTTGGGTTGTACGATAAATACCTCTTTTGTCAAAG TCCGGTAGATGTGAATGATGATATATCTACTCAAGGATTAACTCAG TTTGCAGAAAACTATGCAAAGAAAGGCATTGTTCGACTTAAAGAAATATTTACACCTGGAACACTGCGGGTGCCTAAAACACACAATCAACTCAAGGAGCTTGAATCAGTTCACAAG GTCCTAGAGTTGTATGTGTGGTTGAGCTACAGATTTGATGACTCTTTCCCAGATCGTGAACTGGCGGACTCCCAAAAGTCAATCTGCAGCAT GTTGATAGAAGAATATCTTGAGAGGTCAGGATGGCAGCAACCAGGGCAAAGAAGGGCTTCGCCTAGTCTACGGAAATTAAGCCAAGAATATGATGCACCACAATT GAGCAAGTATTTTCCAGAAATTGATGCAAGATCAAAATAG
- the LOC127348423 gene encoding uncharacterized protein — protein MGRTDLTFMLRGLEKHLKTASQRRGFDKGEKWHDLDVTTWPIVEHIRKPVQTDGASCGLFMLNFMEYWTGDMLSDCITQEDMKAFRRKLIAILHDSELNKIRGSPIYNQSKDQENGSDSDITELPSLGKEHQGDVAKENIQLPICTLSTKPHEFVDEICKYIMSIDDATCLKKEWVRSSTPYPLGLTLKQIQDILRMDQPMDKDCFNMAVRIVACDEIQFFIEPPVHNMDLRFCSAILHGRKHPLWLVKPDIKELATFFHSWPGIDHNISSCNMILLPHAFLGHFILFTIDKHECRVCILDPCSETLSEERYQLKLQRCSFYLNDALEIAQPGWNSDIYFWPRKYPHNIPIPTSPDRKLFGYLVFSFMLSWDGKRFVHPVCSDGYEVRKKFLIHILKYLANEVEDNIPEIVREYLRRVNGPWL, from the exons ATGGGTAGAACTGACCTCACGTTTATG CTCCGAGGACTTGAGAAGCACTTAAAGACTGCATCCCAAAGAAGGGGATTTGACAAAGGTGAAAAGTGGCACGATCTCGATGTCACGACATGGCCAATAGTAGAGCATATCCGAAAACCAGTGCAGACTGATGG CGCATCGTGCGGGTTGTTCATGTTAAACTTTATGGAATATTGGACAGGCGATATGCTTTCTGACTGCATCACTCAG GAGGATATGAAAGCATTCCGAAGAAAATTAATTGCCATATTGCATGATTCGGAACTAAACAAAATAAGAGGCAGtccaatatataatcaatctaaaGATCAAGAAAATGGATCCGACTCTGATATTACGGAATTGCCAAGCCTAGGTAAAGAACACCAAGGAGATGTAGCCAAAGAAAATATCCAGCTTCCTATTTGCACCTTGTCCACCAAACCACATGAGTTTGTTGACGAGATATGCAAATACATCATGTCCATTGACGATGCAACATGTTTAAA AAAAGAATGGGTGCGAAGCTCCACACCTTATCCACTAGGATTAACTCTAAAGCAAATTCAGGACATACTCAGGATGGACCAGCCAATGGACAAGGATTGTTTCAACATGGCTGTGCGCATAGTGGCATGTGATGAGATACAATTTTTTATAGAGCCTCCCGTGCACAACATGGACTTGAGATTTTGT TCGGCGATACTCCATGGTAGAAAACATCCACTTTGGCTTGTTAAGCCAGATATTAAGGAGTTGGCAACATTTTTTCATAGCTGGCCTGGGATAGACCATAATATATCATCATGCAACATG ATTCTTTTACCACACGCATTTCTTGGCCACTTCATCTTGTTCACCATCGACAAACATGAGTGTCGTGTATGTATTTTAGACCCATGTTCTGAAACTCTATCAGAAGAGAGGTACCAACTAAAATTACAAAGATGTTCATTCTATCTAAATGATGCTCTTGAGATAGCGCAACCTGGCTGGAATTCCGATATTTATTTCTGGCCACGTAAATATCCTCACAATATCCCAATACCAACAAGCCCCGACAG AAAATTGTTTGGATACTTAGTATTTAGTTTTATGCTTTCATGGGATGGTAAAAGATTTGTTCATCCAGTTTGCAGC GATGGTTACGAGGTAAGGAAAAAGTTTTTGATACACATACTCAAGTATCTGGCTAATGAAgttgaagacaacattcctgAGATCGTGCGAGAATACCTTAGACGCGTCAACGGACCATGGCTTTAA